Within Anopheles nili chromosome 3, idAnoNiliSN_F5_01, whole genome shotgun sequence, the genomic segment CAGAATTGTGCGTGTTACGTGATGTTCGATAGAGCTTTTACATTACAGCTGCGACATGAGACATTCTATTTCGATGCTAGAGCATTACATGTTGACTGCCTGGCCGAGTCTTTTGTGCTGAAGCTCCGCGAGGGGCAGTGTATTGCGGACGGTTGTCAAATTTTGCGGATTGCAGTAAATATCGGCGGTCAGCTCCTCGACAGATATTTCCTTGTCCGCCTTGGCAACCTTCGTGGCAGTATCGACTTCGGCGcgaatttttccttccatttcttTCAACTCCTCCACCGTTGCCAGTTCATTGGTGAGAATCTTTTCGCGAAGGGACGTAATTGGATCTCGGGTCTGTCGAACTTCTGCAATTTCATCGCGAGACCGGTAGCTCGTGCCAGGATCAGACATCGAATGTCCAGAGTACCGGTACGTGGCCGTTTCCATAAGAATCGGTCCCTTGCCGGACGAGGTATGTTCCAGAGCAAAACGAGTAGCTTCACGTACCGCCAGGACGTCCATGCCGTCAACCCAAATGCCGGGCACAAAATCTCCTCGTGTGTAGTAATTCGTGTTGGCCGAAGCGCGTTCCGCACTGGTACCCATGCCGTAGCCATTGTTTTCGCAGACGAATATGCACGGTGTATTCCACAGCTTTGCCATGTTGTAAACTTCAAAAAGCTGTCCCTGATTCGCGGCACCATCCCCGTACAGCGCAATACACGCTCCCTGGGTACCGTTGTATTTTGCCGCAAAACCAATGCCAACGCCGAGTGGCACCTGCGCTCCGACAATACCGTTTCCGCCGTAGAAGTTCTTGCCATACATGTGCATGCTACCACCCTTGCCCCGAGCGCATCCGCCACTTCGCCCGGTCAGCTCGGTAAGTACGGCCTGCGGGGAAACACCCATCAGGTACGACCACCCGTGACAACGATAGG encodes:
- the LOC128726861 gene encoding pyruvate dehydrogenase E1 component subunit alpha, mitochondrial-like isoform X1; protein product: MGLSKLIKTIFRSGNAATEAIKPNSTTSSVGKEQKLKTLSIQQQHGYASEATFETRAFKLHNLEEGPSTKVTVTKEDALKYYSQMYMIRRMETAAGNLYKEKIIRGFCHLYSGQEACAVGMRAAMRPEDSCITAYRCHGWSYLMGVSPQAVLTELTGRSGGCARGKGGSMHMYGKNFYGGNGIVGAQVPLGVGIGFAAKYNGTQGACIALYGDGAANQGQLFEVYNMAKLWNTPCIFVCENNGYGMGTSAERASANTNYYTRGDFVPGIWVDGMDVLAVREATRFALEHTSSGKGPILMETATYRYSGHSMSDPGTSYRSRDEIAEVRQTRDPITSLREKILTNELATVEELKEMEGKIRAEVDTATKVAKADKEISVEELTADIYCNPQNLTTVRNTLPLAELQHKRLGQAVNM
- the LOC128726861 gene encoding probable pyruvate dehydrogenase E1 component subunit alpha, mitochondrial isoform X2 produces the protein MYMIRRMETAAGNLYKEKIIRGFCHLYSGQEACAVGMRAAMRPEDSCITAYRCHGWSYLMGVSPQAVLTELTGRSGGCARGKGGSMHMYGKNFYGGNGIVGAQVPLGVGIGFAAKYNGTQGACIALYGDGAANQGQLFEVYNMAKLWNTPCIFVCENNGYGMGTSAERASANTNYYTRGDFVPGIWVDGMDVLAVREATRFALEHTSSGKGPILMETATYRYSGHSMSDPGTSYRSRDEIAEVRQTRDPITSLREKILTNELATVEELKEMEGKIRAEVDTATKVAKADKEISVEELTADIYCNPQNLTTVRNTLPLAELQHKRLGQAVNM